In Pecten maximus chromosome 10, xPecMax1.1, whole genome shotgun sequence, one genomic interval encodes:
- the LOC117336439 gene encoding uncharacterized protein LOC117336439, which yields MSAFAGKWVDEAAAGKYEGFDEFASKAGMTEDEVNTYRDFIGKQETIVDGDDWQYIYDFGEHKSHHKFKLNIKNPTDKDIEGNDFQITPQLNGDKEMTETVETMRNNVLVTTIMKRKIIGDGSRQEIEITHKESGAKMKGFMRKE from the exons ATGTCAGCTTTCGCAGGGAAATGGGTAGACGAGGCTGCCGCAGGAAAATACGAAGGCTTCGACGAATTTGCTTCAAAAGCGG GAATGACAGAAGATGAGGTTAACACATACAGAGACTTTATTGGAAAACAAGAGACCATAGTAGATGGCGATGACTGGCAATACATTTATGACTTTGGTGAACACAAATCGCATCATAAGTTCAAGCTCAACATAAAAAATCCAACGGATAAAGATATAGAAGGAAATGACTTTCAG ATTACCCCTCAACTAAATGGTGACAAGGAAATGACTGAGACTGTGGAAACCATGAGGAACAATGTATTGGTTACCACTATCATGAAAAGAAAAATCATTGGAGACGGAAGCAGACAAGAAATT GAAATTACCCATAAAGAGTCTGGTGCCAAAATGAAGGGTTTTATGCGCAAAGAGTAG
- the LOC117336441 gene encoding uncharacterized protein LOC117336441 → MADQFVGNWICETPYGELEGFDAFNAALGTDPAMVEQYKGIKTSFQYSRNGDVWTSAVTMNGNVMKSYSFSFNQEMEQDGIDGKPYQCLIKIDGDVWVETSVPKDGSNKGITARRTVNGDILTSVTTVNGTNPPVSISIPRKRQ, encoded by the exons ATGGCAGATCAATTTGTAGGAAACTGGATCTGTGAAACACCCTATGGAGAATTGGAGGGATTTGACGCTTTCAATGCGGCACTGG GTACTGATCCGGCAATGGTTGAGCAATATAAAGGAATTAAGACCTCATTCCAGTATTCTCGGAACGGTGACGTGTGGACAAGTGCCGTTACGATGAATGGAAACGTAATGAAATCATATTCGTTTTCATTCAACCAGGAAATGGAACAGGACGGCATTGATGGCAAACCTTACCAG TGTTTGATCAAGATTGATGGAGACGTCTGGGTTGAGACATCAGTGCCAAAAGATGGAAGCAACAAGGGAATAACTGCAAGGAGGACTGTCAACGGGGATATACTGACAAGT GTAACAACAGTCAACGGTACAAACCCACCCGTCTCGATATCGATTCCAAGAAAACGACAGTAG
- the LOC117336442 gene encoding uncharacterized protein LOC117336442 has protein sequence MSDEFLGTWSGTKTCGESKGFDEYCKEMKTENDVIETFRKVTIGLKYSRKDDGQLEVCVLSDGQNIKTTAFKSGEEFESQGFDDKTYKIVTTVNGNNSEETSIPVDGFHKGTKTLRTIKDGIMHVKSFSIANPSVTMEYTMTKT, from the exons ATGTCGGACGAATTCTTGGGAACATGGTCGGGAACAAAAACTTGTGGGGAATCCAAGGGATTCGACGAGTACTGCAAGGAGATGA AAACTGAGAATGATGTCATTGAAACATTCCGCAAAGTCACCATAGGGCTGAAGTATTCACGAAAGGATGACGGTCAGTTGGAAGTTTGTGTGCTATCAGACGGACAAAACATAAAGACAACAGCATTTAAGTCGGGTGAAGAATTTGAATCACAAGGTTTCGACGATAAAACATACAAG ATCGTTACAACAGTAAATGGTAATAACTCGGAGGAAACCTCGATTCCAGTGGATGGATTCCACAAAGGAACAAAGACTTTACGAACTATTAAGGATGGCATCATGCACGTG AAATCGTTTTCAATCGCCAATCCATCCGTTACCATGGAGTACACCATGACAAAGACGTAA
- the LOC117336443 gene encoding uncharacterized protein LOC117336443: MSDEVVGTWIATAPAGESKGFEQFCKTLKADEKMIEQFRKVTFGTKLSKEGSSWTVSVLGDENVIKTVSFESGKEYETEGMDKKMYKVTSKMDGCKCDETSIPMEGDGKGTRTTRVVNNGVMTVTSTSIEFPDCSMTYTMKKK; this comes from the exons ATGTCGGACGAAGTAGTGGGAACATGGATAGCAACCGCGCCCGCTGGGGAATCTAAAGGATTTGAACAGTTTTGCAAAACGTTGA aAGCTGACGAAAAAATGATTGAGCAATTCCGAAAGGTCACCTTTGGGACAAAGCTCTCAAAAGAAGGCAGTTCGTggacagtgtctgtattaggCGACGAGAATGTAATCAAAACAGTATCCTTCGAGTCAGGGAAGGAATATGAAACAGAAGGCATGGACAAAAAAATGTACAAG GTTACTTCAAAAATGGATGGATGTAAGTGTGATGAGACATCAATTCCAATGGAAGGTGATGGTAAGGGAACACGGACCACGCGAGTTGTAAATAATGGAGTCATGACAGTC ACATCAACGTCGATTGAGTTCCCTGACTGTTCTATGACGTACACCATGAAAAAAAAGTAG